One segment of Longimicrobium sp. DNA contains the following:
- a CDS encoding redox-sensing transcriptional repressor Rex — translation MKKISESAVRRLSLYLRFLQEAEGAGAETISSEELARRGGTTSAQVRKDLSLFGSFGKRGTGYSVRELLREIRSILGLTRTWKVAVVGAGRLGSALSSYRDFQARGFEIRAVFDADPRKIGQDWGGVRVQPDEEMDRTLREERVDIAIVAVPADAAQGVVDRAVQAGVRAILNFAPVRLRVPGGVTLRNVDVTLELEGLSFALANGKPAPA, via the coding sequence ATGAAAAAGATCTCGGAGTCGGCGGTGCGCCGGCTTTCGCTCTACCTGCGCTTCCTCCAGGAGGCGGAAGGCGCGGGGGCGGAGACCATCTCCAGCGAGGAGCTGGCCCGCCGCGGCGGCACCACCTCGGCGCAGGTGCGCAAGGACCTGTCGCTCTTCGGCTCGTTCGGCAAGCGGGGCACCGGCTACTCGGTGCGCGAGCTGCTGCGCGAGATCCGCTCGATCCTGGGGCTCACCCGCACCTGGAAGGTGGCGGTGGTGGGCGCCGGCCGCCTGGGCTCGGCGCTCTCGTCGTACCGCGATTTCCAGGCGCGCGGCTTCGAGATCCGCGCCGTCTTCGACGCCGACCCGCGCAAGATCGGGCAGGACTGGGGCGGCGTGCGGGTGCAGCCCGACGAGGAGATGGACAGGACGCTGCGCGAGGAGCGGGTGGACATCGCCATCGTGGCCGTCCCCGCCGACGCGGCTCAAGGGGTGGTGGACCGCGCGGTGCAGGCCGGCGTGCGCGCCATCCTCAACTTCGCCCCGGTGCGCCTGCGCGTGCCCGGCGGCGTCACCCTGCGCAACGTGGACGTGACGCTGGAGCTGGAGGGGCTCTCCTTCGCGCTCGCCAACGGGAAGCCGGCGCCGGCGTGA
- a CDS encoding ATP-binding protein, translated as MDPSERRAGRRDTDQWARFALELKSDLRLIESAVTQLVERCREFGFGGRRLSLNFRVGVAEALANAMIYGNGRDPGKQVRVEVELTPARVAVVVRDEGCGFDPGSVPDPTLPENLERPGGRGIFLIRELMDEVDFTGCGNCVRMVLHNDHALPRAS; from the coding sequence ATGGACCCATCCGAACGCAGGGCAGGCCGGCGGGACACCGACCAGTGGGCCAGGTTCGCGCTGGAGCTCAAGAGCGACCTGCGCCTGATCGAGTCCGCCGTCACCCAGCTGGTGGAGCGCTGCCGCGAGTTCGGCTTCGGCGGCCGGCGCCTCTCCCTGAACTTCCGCGTGGGCGTGGCCGAGGCGCTCGCCAACGCCATGATCTACGGCAACGGCCGCGACCCCGGCAAGCAGGTGCGCGTGGAGGTGGAGCTCACCCCCGCGCGCGTGGCCGTGGTGGTGCGCGACGAGGGGTGCGGCTTCGACCCCGGCTCGGTCCCCGACCCCACCCTCCCCGAGAACCTGGAGCGCCCCGGCGGCCGCGGGATCTTCCTGATCCGCGAGCTGATGGACGAGGTGGACTTCACCGGCTGCGGCAACTGCGTGCGCATGGTGCTCCACAACGACCACGCGCTCCCCCGCGCCTCGTAG
- a CDS encoding XRE family transcriptional regulator gives MPLKDWSEIRAQAAPETIEAGLREGEALAAAIELNELRRARRLTQEELARRLGIRQANVSKLERRKDVRVSTLREVVEAMGGELRITAHFPDADYQIDTFDVAEHQGA, from the coding sequence ATGCCTCTGAAGGACTGGAGCGAGATTCGGGCTCAGGCGGCTCCCGAGACGATCGAGGCCGGGTTGCGCGAAGGTGAGGCCCTCGCCGCCGCCATCGAGCTGAACGAGCTCCGCAGGGCTCGCCGCCTCACGCAGGAGGAGCTGGCTCGCCGGCTCGGCATCCGCCAGGCGAACGTGTCGAAGCTGGAGCGGCGGAAGGACGTGCGCGTGAGCACGCTGCGGGAGGTGGTCGAGGCGATGGGGGGCGAGCTGCGGATCACGGCGCACTTCCCCGACGCCGACTACCAGATCGACACCTTCGACGTCGCGGAGCACCAGGGCGCCTGA
- a CDS encoding type II toxin-antitoxin system RelE/ParE family toxin yields MDWAVKGTLEFDAWYGALTEPERKSVIRGVHLLERFGPRLRHPYCSRVFSSRHANMRELRIQHEGRPYRVLYAFDPRRTAVLLLGGDKTGDDRWYEKNVPIADRLLDEHLNELGKEDRV; encoded by the coding sequence ATGGACTGGGCCGTGAAAGGTACTCTGGAATTCGACGCATGGTACGGCGCGTTGACGGAGCCTGAACGAAAGAGCGTGATCAGGGGCGTTCACCTTCTGGAGCGGTTCGGACCGCGCCTGCGTCATCCGTACTGCTCGCGGGTCTTCAGCTCGCGACATGCGAACATGCGCGAGCTTCGGATCCAGCACGAGGGCCGGCCCTATCGGGTGCTGTACGCGTTCGATCCGAGGAGGACGGCCGTTCTGCTGCTGGGGGGCGACAAGACAGGGGACGATCGCTGGTACGAAAAGAACGTTCCGATCGCCGACCGGTTACTCGACGAACACCTGAACGAGTTGGGAAAGGAGGATCGGGTCTGA
- a CDS encoding tetratricopeptide repeat protein translates to MTRTTKLKIAYFLVLVLLVVAALAVSAVFRSSLAALVLIGAVLLLPGRIQAVVYRDLYTARRLMAAGKAAESIECTRRFLGMIRRNPGNKKLLWASWSVYTVDVEAMALNNLGAAHLERGEVEAAERAFEEALRLDPEYAIPSFNLAVIAGARGDREAAERHVAQAVKHGYRIVKVERAIQLGQALRERAEGAQPAVSG, encoded by the coding sequence ATGACCCGCACGACCAAGCTCAAGATCGCCTACTTCCTGGTGCTGGTGCTGCTGGTGGTCGCCGCCCTGGCGGTGTCGGCCGTGTTCCGCAGCAGCCTGGCGGCGCTCGTCCTGATCGGCGCCGTGCTGCTGCTCCCCGGGCGCATCCAGGCCGTCGTGTACCGCGACCTTTACACGGCCCGCCGGCTGATGGCCGCGGGGAAGGCCGCGGAGTCCATCGAGTGCACCCGGCGCTTCCTGGGGATGATCCGCCGCAACCCCGGCAACAAGAAGCTGCTCTGGGCCAGCTGGTCGGTCTACACGGTCGACGTGGAGGCGATGGCGCTCAACAACCTGGGCGCCGCGCACCTGGAGCGCGGCGAGGTGGAGGCGGCGGAGCGGGCCTTCGAAGAGGCGCTGCGGCTGGACCCCGAGTACGCGATCCCCTCCTTCAACCTGGCCGTAATCGCCGGCGCCCGCGGCGACCGCGAGGCCGCCGAGCGCCACGTGGCCCAGGCGGTGAAGCACGGCTACCGCATCGTGAAGGTCGAGCGCGCCATCCAGCTGGGCCAGGCGCTGCGCGAGCGGGCGGAAGGCGCGCAGCCGGCCGTGAGCGGCTGA
- a CDS encoding STAS domain-containing protein has product MSFRTSNQSGVVVVDVEGQLIVGNRQELKQRVLEELEGGARKFLIDFTNTGYIDSSGLGVLVSLSKKIREQGGELRLANLNEDLRTLFELTKLDTLFNIADSREAALSAF; this is encoded by the coding sequence ATGAGCTTCCGGACGAGCAATCAGAGCGGTGTGGTCGTGGTCGACGTGGAGGGCCAGCTCATCGTGGGGAACCGGCAGGAGCTGAAGCAGCGGGTGCTCGAGGAGCTCGAGGGCGGCGCGCGCAAGTTCCTCATCGACTTCACCAACACCGGGTACATCGACTCCTCGGGGCTGGGCGTGCTGGTGAGCCTGTCGAAGAAGATCCGCGAGCAGGGCGGCGAGCTGCGGCTGGCCAACCTCAACGAGGACCTGCGCACCCTCTTCGAGCTCACCAAGCTCGACACGCTCTTCAACATCGCGGACTCGCGCGAGGCCGCGCTCTCCGCCTTCTAG
- the rsmA gene encoding 16S rRNA (adenine(1518)-N(6)/adenine(1519)-N(6))-dimethyltransferase RsmA, producing the protein MPPRQPPYPDDLPRAKRSLGQNFLIDPNVQRKIVAALDPHPDDEVLEIGPGVGALTRHLAGQVRRLVLVELDNALAAKLAEKFAGEPSVEVINQDVLEVPLERVSSDPARLKVIGNIPYNITTPILFGMLERRPRPRLVVLMVQREVADRLLEKEGSKTYGALAVGVQAVADATRVMNVSREAFRPVPDVMSTVVKIVPHDPPRLAPEEEAALRELTRAAFQQRRKQFQRILRDAYGLSPEQVEALGAEVGMDLVQRPETFSPRKFIDLARALKARGLSTG; encoded by the coding sequence GTGCCTCCCCGCCAGCCGCCGTACCCGGACGACCTCCCCCGCGCCAAGCGCTCGCTGGGGCAGAACTTCCTGATCGACCCCAACGTCCAGCGGAAGATCGTGGCCGCGCTCGACCCGCACCCCGACGACGAGGTGCTGGAGATCGGCCCCGGCGTGGGCGCGCTCACCCGCCACCTGGCCGGGCAGGTGCGGCGGCTGGTCCTGGTGGAGCTCGACAACGCGCTGGCGGCGAAGCTCGCCGAGAAGTTCGCGGGCGAGCCGTCGGTGGAGGTGATCAACCAGGACGTGCTGGAGGTGCCGCTGGAGCGCGTCTCCAGCGACCCCGCGCGGCTCAAGGTGATCGGGAACATCCCCTACAACATCACCACGCCGATCCTGTTCGGGATGCTGGAGCGCCGTCCGCGCCCGCGCCTGGTCGTGCTGATGGTGCAGCGCGAGGTGGCCGACCGGCTGCTGGAGAAGGAGGGGAGCAAGACGTACGGCGCGCTGGCCGTGGGGGTGCAGGCGGTGGCCGACGCCACGCGGGTGATGAACGTGAGCCGCGAGGCGTTCCGCCCGGTGCCCGACGTGATGTCGACGGTGGTGAAGATCGTGCCGCACGACCCGCCGCGGCTGGCGCCGGAGGAGGAGGCGGCGCTGCGCGAGCTGACGCGCGCCGCCTTCCAGCAGCGCCGCAAGCAGTTCCAGCGCATCCTGCGCGACGCCTACGGCCTCTCTCCCGAGCAGGTGGAGGCGCTCGGCGCCGAGGTCGGCATGGACCTCGTCCAGCGTCCCGAGACCTTCTCCCCCCGGAAGTTCATCGACCTCGCCCGCGCGCTCAAGGCGCGGGGGCTCTCCACGGGCTGA
- a CDS encoding TMEM175 family protein — translation MSPSLHPPMSTAPPPARHAAPQASEANETARVEAFSDGVFAIAITLLIIEVRVPSDQAVEAAGGLWRALVLLWPSYLAYAISFLVIGIMWINHHNIFNFIARADHRFMIVNVLFLMCIAALPFPTAVLAENLPEAGHRRAAAAFYSGAFLVTAVVYNLLWWSARRARLLADWADPRLVGGITRRFALGPVGYLAAFALAFAYVPLCLAFHGALALFFMLSPREAAIQSAAHPEA, via the coding sequence CCCAGCCTGCACCCGCCGATGAGCACCGCCCCTCCTCCCGCCCGGCACGCCGCCCCGCAGGCGAGCGAAGCCAACGAGACCGCGCGCGTCGAGGCGTTCAGCGACGGCGTGTTCGCCATCGCCATCACGCTGCTGATCATCGAGGTGCGGGTGCCGTCGGACCAGGCGGTGGAGGCCGCGGGCGGGCTGTGGCGCGCGCTGGTCCTGCTCTGGCCCTCGTACCTGGCGTACGCGATCAGCTTCCTGGTGATCGGGATCATGTGGATCAACCACCACAACATCTTCAACTTCATTGCCCGCGCCGACCACCGCTTCATGATCGTGAACGTGCTGTTCCTGATGTGCATCGCCGCGCTGCCGTTCCCCACCGCCGTGCTGGCCGAGAACCTCCCCGAGGCGGGCCACCGCCGTGCCGCCGCGGCGTTCTACAGCGGCGCCTTCCTGGTGACGGCCGTCGTCTACAACCTGCTCTGGTGGAGCGCCCGCCGCGCGCGGCTCCTGGCCGACTGGGCCGACCCGCGGCTGGTGGGCGGGATCACCCGGCGCTTCGCCCTGGGGCCGGTGGGGTACCTGGCCGCCTTCGCGCTGGCGTTCGCGTACGTCCCCCTCTGCCTGGCCTTCCACGGGGCGCTCGCCCTCTTCTTCATGCTGAGCCCGCGCGAGGCGGCCATCCAGTCGGCCGCGCACCCCGAGGCGTGA
- a CDS encoding SpoIIE family protein phosphatase, translated as MTAAAPPTLPRPARDVLDEFRRAYGAEVRVWARDGEGWRALGEGAPSGGPCEGAVEVPGSPFCLEVAGEAGRDDAGAARFLASTLSRVLRHDDEIRSFSREMAERYEEINLLYSISEILGSIISLEQAAGTILSEVASILGAGRAALWVHDAGAGQLVLTAVEGGDGHRGPIPVDDPCSVTAAVFREGRPVILVPGEIYRREGCDDAGVQPQAGSFLSVPVSYTPPDGETRTVGVINLIGRSTQGGFSAGDMKLLSAIASQIGAAVENNRLIAESLRQERMVREMELAHDLQLKLLPPLEQFAGYCEVAARCVPAESVGGDFYHLFRLPGNRLGVLIGDVSSHGFGAALIMALTMSAVAIHASEGDPPAEVLRRTHRALIDELETTEMYLTLFYGVIDPAEGTITYANAGHSHAWRVPAAGAPERLQTTDPPFGIVDHDAYGEASARWEAERDLLFLFTDGLSDALKGGEAVLVDEVAKLRAQPADQIVRRLFALAGQAGAAPADDRTALLVRF; from the coding sequence ATGACCGCCGCCGCCCCGCCCACGCTCCCCCGGCCCGCGCGAGACGTGCTGGACGAGTTCCGGCGCGCGTACGGGGCCGAGGTGCGCGTGTGGGCCCGCGACGGCGAGGGGTGGCGCGCGCTGGGCGAGGGCGCGCCGTCCGGAGGCCCCTGCGAGGGGGCGGTGGAGGTGCCCGGGAGCCCGTTCTGCCTGGAGGTGGCGGGGGAGGCGGGGCGGGACGACGCGGGCGCCGCACGCTTCCTTGCGAGCACCCTGTCGCGCGTTCTGCGCCATGACGACGAGATCCGCTCGTTCAGCCGCGAGATGGCCGAGCGGTACGAGGAGATCAACCTCCTCTACTCGATCAGCGAGATCCTGGGCTCCATCATCTCGCTGGAGCAGGCGGCGGGGACGATCCTGAGCGAGGTGGCCAGCATCCTGGGCGCCGGCCGCGCCGCGCTCTGGGTGCACGACGCCGGCGCGGGCCAGCTGGTCCTCACGGCGGTCGAAGGGGGCGACGGCCACCGCGGGCCGATCCCCGTGGACGACCCCTGCTCGGTGACCGCGGCCGTCTTCCGCGAGGGGCGGCCGGTGATCCTGGTCCCGGGCGAGATCTACCGGCGCGAGGGGTGCGACGACGCCGGGGTCCAGCCGCAGGCCGGCTCCTTCCTCTCCGTCCCGGTGAGCTACACCCCGCCCGACGGCGAGACGCGCACGGTGGGGGTCATCAACCTGATCGGCCGCTCCACGCAGGGCGGCTTCTCGGCGGGCGACATGAAGCTCCTTTCGGCCATCGCCAGCCAGATCGGCGCGGCGGTCGAGAACAACCGGCTGATCGCCGAGAGCCTGCGCCAGGAGCGGATGGTGCGCGAGATGGAGCTGGCGCACGACCTCCAGCTCAAGCTGCTGCCGCCGCTGGAGCAGTTCGCCGGCTACTGCGAGGTGGCGGCGCGCTGCGTCCCGGCCGAGAGCGTGGGCGGCGACTTCTACCACCTCTTCCGGCTCCCGGGCAACCGCCTGGGGGTGCTGATCGGCGACGTCTCCAGCCACGGCTTCGGCGCGGCGCTCATCATGGCGCTCACCATGAGCGCGGTGGCGATCCACGCCTCGGAGGGCGACCCGCCGGCCGAGGTGCTGCGCCGCACGCACCGCGCGCTGATCGACGAGCTGGAGACCACGGAGATGTACCTCACCCTCTTCTACGGGGTGATCGACCCCGCCGAGGGGACCATCACCTACGCCAACGCCGGCCACTCGCACGCCTGGCGCGTCCCCGCCGCGGGCGCCCCCGAGCGGCTGCAGACCACCGATCCGCCCTTCGGCATCGTCGACCACGACGCGTACGGCGAGGCCAGCGCCCGCTGGGAGGCCGAGCGGGACCTCCTCTTCCTCTTCACCGACGGGCTCTCCGACGCGCTGAAGGGGGGCGAGGCGGTGCTGGTGGACGAGGTGGCGAAGCTGCGCGCGCAGCCCGCCGACCAGATCGTGCGCCGCCTCTTCGCCCTGGCCGGCCAGGCGGGGGCGGCGCCCGCGGACGACCGCACCGCGCTGCTGGTGAGGTTCTAG